In Paralcaligenes sp. KSB-10, the following are encoded in one genomic region:
- a CDS encoding branched-chain amino acid ABC transporter permease, producing MNRKLIAYLLAVVIIALLPAMGAYPIFVMKVLCYALFACAFNLLLGYTGLLSFGHAAFLGGAAYAAGYALTAWGMPTLAGLIFGTAVAAVMGLVMGLLAIRRSGIYFAMITLAMAQMVFFFFLQAPFTHGEDGLQGIPRGDLFGLDLSNDLNLYYVVMAIFFIGYAICWRTINSPFGQVLKAIRENEPRAISLGYNVNSFKLLAFVLSATLAGLAGATKALVFVSATLSDATWGMSGLVILMTLIGGLGTFTGPVLGAFIVVMLENKVGELGRFLSRSTGVEWFQILGESVTIVIGLIFIICVMAFRRGIVGEIVHRLKMR from the coding sequence ATGAATCGTAAACTAATCGCGTATCTGCTGGCCGTAGTCATTATTGCCCTGCTGCCGGCAATGGGCGCCTACCCCATCTTCGTCATGAAGGTATTGTGCTACGCCTTGTTCGCCTGCGCCTTCAACCTGCTGCTGGGCTACACCGGCCTGCTTTCCTTCGGCCATGCCGCCTTCCTGGGCGGAGCCGCCTACGCCGCGGGTTATGCCCTGACGGCATGGGGCATGCCAACCCTGGCGGGGCTGATATTCGGCACTGCCGTGGCTGCCGTCATGGGGCTGGTCATGGGCTTACTGGCAATTCGCCGCAGCGGCATTTACTTCGCCATGATTACCCTGGCCATGGCCCAGATGGTGTTCTTCTTCTTCCTGCAGGCGCCTTTCACGCATGGCGAGGATGGCTTGCAAGGCATACCGCGCGGCGATCTCTTCGGCCTGGATCTGTCCAACGACCTGAATCTGTATTACGTGGTCATGGCCATTTTCTTTATCGGCTACGCCATTTGCTGGCGCACCATCAATTCGCCCTTCGGGCAGGTGCTCAAGGCCATACGCGAAAATGAACCGCGCGCCATATCGCTGGGCTACAACGTCAACAGCTTCAAGCTGCTGGCGTTCGTGCTGTCGGCGACCCTGGCCGGCCTGGCCGGCGCAACCAAGGCCCTCGTATTCGTCTCGGCCACCTTGTCGGATGCCACTTGGGGCATGTCCGGCCTGGTCATACTCATGACCCTCATCGGCGGCCTGGGTACCTTCACCGGCCCGGTGTTGGGCGCTTTCATCGTGGTCATGCTCGAGAATAAGGTGGGTGAACTCGGCCGCTTCCTGAGCCGTTCAACCGGGGTGGAATGGTTCCAGATCCTGGGCGAGTCGGTCACCATCGTGATCGGGCTGATCTTCATCATCTGCGTCATGGCCTTCCGCCGTGGCATTGTGGGTGAAATCGTGCATCGGCTCAAAATGAGATGA
- a CDS encoding branched-chain amino acid ABC transporter permease, with protein MTEIFGIPIQALLGQLLLGLVNGSFYAVLSLGLAVIFGLLNVINFAHGALYMLGAFVAWMGLQYLGLNYWAMLIIAPIIVGLFGIVIERLLLKHLYKLDHLYGLLLTFGLTLLIEGLFRSLYGVSGQPYATPKILQGGVNLGFMYLPIYRGWVIVASLLACLGTWLVIEKTRLGALLRAGTENPKLVEAFGVNVPLVVTLTFGFGVGLAGFAGVLAAPILQVSPLMGQNLIIVVFAVVVIGGMGSILGSIVTGLALGIIEGLTKVFWPEASNTVVFIIMVIVLLVRPAGLFGKEK; from the coding sequence ATGACTGAAATATTCGGCATACCCATACAAGCGCTGCTGGGTCAGTTATTGCTGGGCTTAGTAAACGGTTCGTTTTACGCGGTACTTTCCCTTGGTCTGGCTGTCATATTCGGTCTGCTCAATGTCATCAATTTTGCTCACGGCGCGCTTTATATGCTGGGCGCCTTCGTTGCGTGGATGGGCTTGCAGTATCTGGGCCTGAATTACTGGGCCATGCTGATCATCGCGCCGATTATTGTCGGGCTGTTCGGCATTGTCATCGAACGCCTGCTCCTCAAACACTTGTACAAGCTCGATCATTTGTACGGCCTTTTGCTGACCTTCGGCCTGACACTGCTCATCGAAGGCCTTTTCCGCAGCCTTTATGGCGTTTCAGGACAGCCCTACGCCACTCCAAAGATTTTGCAAGGCGGCGTCAACCTCGGGTTCATGTACCTGCCCATTTATCGCGGCTGGGTTATCGTGGCCTCGCTGCTTGCATGCCTGGGAACCTGGCTGGTCATCGAAAAAACACGCCTTGGCGCCTTGCTGCGCGCGGGCACCGAAAATCCGAAACTGGTTGAGGCGTTCGGCGTCAACGTGCCCCTGGTCGTGACCCTGACCTTCGGATTCGGCGTCGGCCTCGCCGGATTCGCCGGCGTGCTGGCCGCCCCGATACTGCAGGTTTCTCCGCTAATGGGACAAAACCTGATCATCGTGGTTTTTGCCGTGGTGGTTATTGGCGGCATGGGCTCCATCCTCGGGTCTATCGTCACCGGTCTGGCTTTGGGCATTATCGAAGGCCTCACCAAAGTGTTCTGGCCCGAAGCATCCAACACGGTTGTCTTCATCATTATGGTCATTGTGCTGTTGGTGCGCCCCGCAGGCCTGTTCGGGAAAGAGAAATGA
- a CDS encoding DUF1330 domain-containing protein, with translation MIRGGKVETLEGNWRASRMVVLHFDSVDKAKEWYASYEWKMAVQARQGVSVSNVIVCEGLDAYGVLVQT, from the coding sequence TTGATCCGAGGCGGAAAGGTTGAAACGCTAGAGGGAAATTGGCGCGCCTCACGCATGGTGGTCCTGCATTTCGATAGCGTTGACAAAGCCAAAGAATGGTATGCCTCCTATGAATGGAAAATGGCCGTGCAGGCGCGACAAGGCGTCTCAGTTTCCAATGTGATTGTGTGCGAAGGTCTGGATGCCTACGGAGTGTTAGTACAAACGTAA
- a CDS encoding ABC transporter substrate-binding protein, whose protein sequence is MKLRTLSAAFALAGLSFTGLSHAAGISNDVIRIGFITDMSGVYSDIDGKAGADAIRMAIADAGGEINGKKIELLVADHQNKADIGSATARQWFDEKHLDMLVGGTNSGVNLAMVTVAAEKHKPMFAVGPGSSNLTNASCTPYSIHYGYDTVALARGTANHMVAQGDKSWFFLTADYAFGHSLQRDATAVVKKAGGTVVGSVDAPLSTTDFSSYLLQAQSSKAKVLALANAGGDFVNSVKAAKEFGITKTMKLAGLLVFINDIHALGLEATQGLYLTSAWYWNKDDASRKWAQRFYKEENRMPSYLQAGDYSAVSFYLKAVKATGTDDGDTIMKWVKSHKVNDFFAGNGYVREDGTLIHDMYLMQVKSPAESKSPWDYVKLVKTLPGEQIYTTLAESTCKLVKK, encoded by the coding sequence ATGAAACTGCGTACACTATCCGCAGCCTTCGCCCTAGCAGGACTTAGCTTTACCGGGCTAAGCCACGCGGCAGGCATTTCTAACGACGTTATACGCATCGGCTTCATCACCGATATGTCGGGCGTCTACTCCGACATCGACGGCAAGGCCGGCGCCGATGCCATCCGCATGGCCATCGCCGACGCCGGCGGTGAAATCAACGGCAAGAAAATCGAACTGCTTGTTGCAGACCATCAAAACAAAGCCGACATCGGCTCCGCGACCGCACGTCAATGGTTCGACGAAAAACACCTGGACATGCTGGTGGGCGGCACCAACTCCGGCGTAAACCTGGCCATGGTCACGGTTGCGGCAGAAAAACACAAACCCATGTTCGCGGTCGGACCAGGCTCGTCCAACCTGACCAACGCCAGCTGCACACCCTATAGCATCCACTACGGCTACGACACGGTGGCGCTGGCCCGCGGCACCGCCAACCATATGGTTGCGCAAGGCGACAAGTCCTGGTTCTTCCTGACGGCCGACTATGCCTTCGGCCATTCCCTGCAGCGCGACGCCACCGCGGTTGTCAAGAAAGCCGGCGGCACAGTGGTAGGCAGCGTCGATGCGCCGCTCAGCACCACCGATTTCTCTTCGTATCTGCTGCAGGCTCAGTCCTCCAAGGCCAAGGTCCTGGCACTGGCCAATGCGGGCGGCGACTTCGTCAACTCGGTCAAGGCCGCCAAGGAATTCGGCATTACCAAAACCATGAAGCTGGCCGGCTTGCTGGTGTTCATCAACGATATCCACGCCCTGGGCCTGGAAGCGACTCAGGGCCTGTACCTGACCAGCGCCTGGTACTGGAACAAAGACGATGCATCGCGCAAATGGGCTCAGCGTTTCTACAAAGAAGAAAACCGCATGCCCTCGTACCTGCAAGCGGGCGACTACTCCGCCGTGTCGTTCTACCTGAAAGCCGTCAAGGCCACAGGCACCGACGATGGCGATACCATCATGAAATGGGTCAAATCGCACAAGGTCAACGACTTCTTCGCCGGCAACGGCTATGTGCGCGAAGACGGCACGCTGATACACGACATGTACCTGATGCAAGTCAAATCGCCGGCCGAATCCAAATCACCCTGGGATTACGTCAAACTGGTTAAAACCCTGCCAGGCGAGCAAATCTACACTACGCTGGCCGAATCAACCTGCAAACTCGTTAAAAAATAA
- the tnpB gene encoding IS66 family insertion sequence element accessory protein TnpB (TnpB, as the term is used for proteins encoded by IS66 family insertion elements, is considered an accessory protein, since TnpC, encoded by a neighboring gene, is a DDE family transposase.) → MIRIERVWLAVEPVDMRSGMDRLLARVVEVFGASQPHHAYVFANRRGTRLKVLVCDGFGIWLAVRRLHQGSVHWPRSGDTQIELTAEQARALVIGLPWQRLGEYESIAIL, encoded by the coding sequence GTGATCCGCATCGAGAGGGTCTGGTTAGCCGTCGAACCCGTGGACATGCGTAGCGGCATGGATCGGCTACTGGCCAGGGTAGTGGAAGTCTTCGGCGCCTCGCAGCCGCATCACGCTTATGTATTTGCTAACCGCCGGGGCACACGGCTAAAGGTCCTGGTGTGTGACGGCTTCGGCATCTGGCTGGCCGTGCGCCGCTTGCATCAGGGCAGTGTGCACTGGCCAAGATCCGGCGACACCCAGATTGAACTGACTGCTGAGCAGGCACGGGCCCTGGTCATTGGCCTGCCATGGCAACGCTTGGGCGAGTACGAGTCTATCGCTATCTTATGA
- a CDS encoding ABC transporter ATP-binding protein: protein MSTHALEISDLHAWYGESHVLHGVNLTVHQGEVVTLLGRNGSGRTTTLRAMLGLTGSRKGSIRIRGTESINLPTYKIAHLGIGYCPEERGIFAGLSCEENLLLPPTVGDTLGGGMSLAEIYEMFPNLQERRYSPGTRLSGGEQQMLAVARILRTGANLLLLDEISEGLAPVIVQALARMIKILKGKGYTIIMVEQNFRFAAPLADRFYVMEHGQIVEQFSAAELPAKQDVLNTLLGV, encoded by the coding sequence ATGAGCACCCACGCACTCGAGATTTCCGACCTGCATGCCTGGTACGGCGAATCCCATGTACTGCATGGCGTCAACCTGACCGTCCATCAGGGCGAGGTGGTAACGCTGCTGGGCCGCAACGGTTCGGGCCGTACCACCACGCTGCGGGCCATGCTTGGGCTGACCGGCTCGCGCAAAGGCTCCATCCGCATTCGCGGCACCGAGTCGATCAATCTTCCCACCTACAAAATCGCCCATCTGGGCATAGGCTATTGCCCCGAAGAGCGCGGCATTTTCGCCGGCCTGTCCTGCGAAGAAAACCTCCTGCTGCCCCCCACGGTCGGAGACACCCTGGGCGGCGGCATGTCGCTGGCCGAAATCTACGAAATGTTCCCCAACCTGCAGGAACGCCGGTATTCGCCCGGCACCCGCCTGTCGGGAGGAGAGCAGCAAATGCTGGCGGTTGCCCGAATTCTGCGCACCGGCGCCAATCTGCTTTTGCTCGACGAAATTTCCGAAGGGCTCGCGCCGGTCATAGTCCAGGCCCTGGCCCGCATGATCAAGATCCTCAAGGGAAAGGGCTACACCATCATCATGGTGGAACAGAATTTCCGTTTTGCGGCGCCTTTGGCCGACCGCTTTTATGTCATGGAGCACGGCCAGATCGTAGAACAATTTAGTGCGGCTGAATTGCCAGCCAAACAAGACGTGCTTAACACGCTGCTCGGCGTTTAA
- a CDS encoding acyl-CoA synthetase, with protein sequence MARNNPYETDLGRQAANHMPLSPLSFLKRSVAVYPERIAVIHGGRRYTWAQFNARACRLASALKARGVGRGDTVAVIAANTPEMIEAHFGVPMAGSVLCTINTRLDAQAIAFILRHCEARVLIIDTEYSATVADALALLGEPLLVIDIDDAEGPGGERLGEHDYEAFIASGSPDFEGEDPADEWQAIALNYTSGTTGSPKGVVYHHRGAYLAALSNMIDWEMPHHSVFLWTLPMFHCNGWCFAWTLAANAGTHICLRRFEPRQVLAMIREHRVTHYCGAPVVHAMLADAPSAWKTGIAHRVHGLIGGAPPPVPVIEAMQRMGFEITQIYGLTEVYGPAAVCAEPPEWRALDIAALAVKKSRQGVRYTAQESMAVLDPDTLAPVPRDGHTIGEVMFRGNMTMKGYLKNPQATAEAFAGGWFRSGDLAVVHPDGYMQIKDRAKDVIISGGENINSVEVEEVLYRHAAVREAAVVAMPHPKWGETPCAFVELTPGTATGEAELITHCRANLAHYKVPTRVVIGELQKTATGKIQKFTLRERARQLEIEGKSERGAALDKGVKQ encoded by the coding sequence TTGGCTCGCAACAATCCCTACGAAACCGATCTCGGCCGCCAAGCGGCAAATCATATGCCGCTAAGTCCGCTTTCCTTTCTCAAGCGCAGCGTCGCCGTCTATCCCGAACGCATTGCGGTGATACACGGCGGGCGGCGCTACACGTGGGCGCAGTTCAACGCACGGGCCTGCCGGCTCGCGTCGGCGCTGAAGGCGCGGGGCGTCGGCCGTGGCGACACCGTCGCGGTGATTGCGGCAAACACGCCGGAGATGATCGAAGCGCATTTCGGTGTGCCGATGGCGGGCTCGGTCCTGTGCACGATTAACACGCGACTCGATGCCCAGGCGATCGCGTTTATCCTCAGGCATTGCGAGGCACGGGTACTGATCATCGATACCGAGTATTCGGCGACCGTCGCCGACGCACTCGCGCTGCTCGGTGAGCCCCTCCTGGTAATTGACATCGACGACGCCGAAGGCCCGGGCGGCGAACGCCTCGGCGAGCACGATTACGAGGCTTTCATCGCCTCGGGATCACCAGACTTCGAAGGCGAGGACCCCGCCGACGAATGGCAGGCGATCGCCCTCAACTACACATCGGGCACGACCGGTAGCCCGAAGGGCGTCGTGTACCACCACCGAGGCGCGTATCTAGCAGCGCTCTCTAACATGATCGACTGGGAGATGCCGCACCATTCGGTGTTTCTGTGGACGCTGCCTATGTTCCATTGCAACGGTTGGTGCTTTGCCTGGACGCTTGCGGCGAACGCAGGCACCCACATCTGCCTGCGCCGCTTCGAACCGCGTCAGGTCCTGGCAATGATCCGAGAGCACCGCGTCACGCATTACTGCGGCGCGCCGGTGGTGCATGCGATGCTCGCGGACGCGCCGTCGGCGTGGAAGACGGGCATTGCGCATCGCGTGCATGGGCTCATCGGCGGCGCGCCGCCGCCTGTACCGGTGATCGAGGCGATGCAGCGCATGGGCTTCGAGATCACCCAGATTTACGGGCTCACCGAGGTCTACGGCCCGGCCGCGGTATGCGCCGAACCGCCCGAGTGGCGGGCGCTCGACATCGCGGCGCTCGCAGTGAAGAAGAGCCGGCAGGGCGTGCGCTACACCGCGCAGGAGAGCATGGCGGTGCTCGATCCGGATACCCTCGCGCCGGTGCCGCGCGACGGGCACACAATCGGCGAGGTCATGTTCCGTGGCAATATGACCATGAAAGGCTACCTGAAGAATCCGCAGGCGACCGCCGAGGCCTTTGCGGGCGGCTGGTTCCGTTCGGGCGATCTTGCCGTCGTGCATCCAGACGGCTATATGCAGATCAAGGACCGCGCCAAGGACGTGATCATCTCGGGCGGTGAGAATATCAACTCTGTCGAGGTCGAGGAAGTCCTGTATCGCCACGCTGCCGTGCGCGAAGCCGCAGTCGTCGCGATGCCGCACCCTAAGTGGGGCGAGACGCCCTGTGCCTTCGTCGAGTTGACTCCCGGCACCGCGACCGGGGAAGCTGAACTAATTACACACTGTCGCGCGAATCTGGCACATTACAAAGTGCCAACGCGAGTCGTGATCGGTGAACTGCAAAAAACCGCCACAGGCAAGATTCAGAAATTCACGCTCCGCGAGCGCGCAAGGCAACTCGAGATCGAGGGCAAGTCAGAGAGGGGGGCGGCTCTTGATAAGGGAGTTAAACAGTAA
- the nth gene encoding endonuclease III translates to MNAAKRAQIFARLQAANPAPTTELLYDSTFQLLIAVMLSAQATDKSVNLATRRFFPDHGTPAGLLALGEAGLADLIKTIGLYKTKAKNVIKTCGILLEQHQGQVPGDRTALEALPGVGRKTANVVLNTAFGKPTIAVDTHIFRVANRTGLAPGKNVLQVEQKLEKLIPKEYILNAHHWLILHGRYICIARKPKCPQCGIADLCEFKGKTPAL, encoded by the coding sequence ATGAACGCCGCCAAGCGCGCCCAGATCTTCGCCCGCCTGCAAGCCGCCAACCCGGCACCCACCACCGAGTTGCTTTACGACAGCACATTCCAGCTATTGATTGCCGTCATGCTCTCGGCGCAGGCCACTGACAAATCGGTGAATCTGGCCACACGGCGGTTTTTCCCCGATCACGGCACTCCGGCCGGCCTGCTGGCCCTGGGCGAGGCCGGCCTGGCCGATCTGATCAAAACCATAGGCCTGTACAAAACCAAGGCCAAAAACGTCATTAAAACCTGCGGGATCCTGCTTGAACAGCATCAGGGCCAGGTGCCCGGCGATCGAACCGCCCTTGAAGCCTTGCCAGGGGTGGGCCGCAAAACGGCCAATGTGGTGCTCAACACGGCATTTGGCAAGCCAACCATTGCCGTCGACACGCACATTTTCCGGGTCGCCAACCGTACCGGCCTGGCTCCCGGAAAAAACGTGCTTCAGGTCGAACAAAAGCTGGAAAAGCTCATTCCCAAAGAGTACATTCTGAATGCCCATCATTGGCTGATCTTGCACGGTCGATACATATGTATAGCCCGCAAGCCGAAATGCCCGCAATGCGGAATTGCCGATTTGTGCGAATTCAAGGGCAAAACCCCAGCCCTATAA
- a CDS encoding DUF3024 domain-containing protein: protein MTPYIARRRPRPEIREELDIGYSVEGQSVIIHEDRRLYDGSRLLEPVAKATWVRTQKVWRVFWMRADLRWHSYEPLAKVRTLDNVLEGVDADPYGCFWG from the coding sequence ATGACGCCATACATTGCGCGCCGTCGTCCTCGCCCAGAGATACGAGAGGAGCTTGATATTGGCTACTCCGTTGAGGGCCAGTCTGTCATTATTCATGAAGACCGCCGCTTGTACGATGGCTCGCGTCTGTTAGAACCCGTAGCGAAGGCAACGTGGGTCAGGACGCAAAAGGTCTGGAGAGTCTTCTGGATGCGGGCCGACCTTCGGTGGCACAGCTATGAACCTCTCGCCAAGGTGCGCACCCTTGATAACGTTCTAGAGGGGGTCGACGCCGACCCCTATGGATGCTTCTGGGGTTAA
- a CDS encoding ABC transporter ATP-binding protein codes for MSDYILETKNLVKEFRGFVAVSDVNLQVKRGHIHALIGPNGAGKTTCFNLLTKFLTPTSGKIIFSDVEITHEQPAQIARRGIIRSFQISAVFPQLTLLENVRIGLQRTTGLSFHFWRSDSCLKRLNDRAMHLLDQVDLADFADEHTVNLPYGRKRALEIATTLAMEPELMLLDEPTQGMGHEDVDRVTQLIKKVSAGRTILMVEHNMNVVSSIADEITVLARGAVLAEGNYQQVSSNPAVMEAYMGSTEVALEGAHG; via the coding sequence ATGAGCGACTACATCCTAGAAACCAAAAACCTGGTCAAGGAATTCCGGGGCTTCGTCGCGGTAAGCGATGTCAATCTGCAAGTGAAGCGCGGTCATATCCATGCGTTGATCGGCCCCAATGGGGCAGGCAAAACCACCTGCTTCAACCTGCTCACGAAATTTCTCACTCCCACGTCGGGCAAAATCATTTTCTCCGACGTTGAAATCACTCATGAGCAGCCCGCTCAAATCGCGCGCCGCGGCATTATCCGCTCCTTCCAGATCTCCGCCGTATTCCCGCAACTGACCCTGCTCGAAAATGTGCGTATCGGCCTGCAGCGCACCACAGGGCTATCGTTTCATTTCTGGCGCAGCGACTCCTGCCTGAAGCGCCTGAACGATCGCGCCATGCACCTGCTCGATCAAGTCGATCTCGCCGATTTCGCCGACGAACACACCGTCAATCTACCCTACGGCCGCAAACGAGCGCTTGAAATCGCCACCACGCTGGCCATGGAACCCGAACTCATGCTGCTCGACGAGCCCACCCAGGGAATGGGGCACGAAGACGTCGACCGCGTTACGCAACTGATCAAGAAAGTCAGCGCGGGCCGCACTATTCTCATGGTTGAACATAATATGAATGTCGTTTCTTCTATCGCCGACGAAATCACTGTGCTGGCGCGCGGCGCGGTGCTGGCCGAAGGAAACTATCAGCAGGTATCGAGTAATCCAGCCGTAATGGAAGCCTATATGGGCTCCACCGAGGTCGCACTCGAAGGAGCGCACGGATGA
- a CDS encoding IS66 family transposase — protein sequence MKSAPALEQLDAKALRALARQLMGELDETRQVVAKQAHDIQFKETHIRKLTHEIAVLRRYRFGKKSEQLGGEQGLLLEDAVDADIAAIEQELISLGGQPPAQKTVSEPKRQALPPELPRIQVRHEPHCTTCTCGCQMQRIGESITEKLDYIPGVFNVEQHIRGKWTCRQCETLTQAPMPAQVIDKGIATSGLLAQVLVAKYADHLPLYRQEQIFARAGVKIPRSTLAEWVGVCGVRLQPLVDALREAILNEPVVHVDETPVQVLQPGSKKTHRAYLWAYAPGAFQDLKAVVYDFTEGRSGAHARAFLGDWRGELVCDDYGGYKACFEQGIAEVGCMAHARRKFFELHQSGKSLIAEQALKSIGQLYEIEAQGTDLLPEQRQRLREQQARPIAETLHAWMTAHRLKVPDGTGIARALDYNLKRWAALTRYLDDGRLPIDNNWIENQIRPIALGRKNWLFAGSQRAGRRAAAVMSLILSAKMNGHDPYAYLKDVLTRLPTHPNNRIEELLPQNWMPVAASRS from the coding sequence TTGAAATCTGCTCCTGCCCTCGAACAGCTTGATGCCAAGGCCCTGCGGGCATTGGCCAGGCAATTGATGGGTGAGCTCGATGAGACCCGCCAGGTCGTGGCCAAGCAAGCGCACGACATCCAGTTCAAGGAAACCCACATCCGCAAGCTCACGCATGAGATTGCGGTGCTGCGCCGCTATCGCTTCGGTAAGAAGAGCGAACAGCTCGGCGGCGAGCAGGGGCTGTTGCTGGAAGACGCCGTCGATGCTGACATCGCTGCCATCGAGCAGGAGTTGATCAGTCTAGGCGGACAGCCGCCTGCGCAGAAGACGGTCTCTGAGCCCAAGCGTCAGGCCTTGCCGCCGGAGTTGCCCCGTATCCAGGTGCGCCACGAACCGCACTGCACCACGTGTACTTGCGGCTGCCAGATGCAGCGCATCGGTGAGAGCATTACCGAGAAGCTGGATTACATTCCTGGCGTGTTCAACGTTGAACAACATATCCGGGGCAAGTGGACTTGCCGTCAGTGCGAAACGCTGACCCAGGCGCCCATGCCGGCACAGGTCATCGACAAGGGAATCGCTACCTCGGGTCTGCTGGCTCAAGTGTTGGTAGCGAAGTATGCGGATCATCTCCCGCTCTACCGCCAAGAACAGATATTTGCACGCGCCGGCGTCAAGATCCCCCGCTCCACGCTTGCTGAATGGGTAGGCGTATGCGGGGTGCGCTTGCAGCCGCTGGTCGATGCCCTGCGCGAGGCCATCCTGAACGAACCTGTTGTGCATGTGGACGAAACACCTGTTCAAGTCCTGCAACCGGGTAGCAAGAAGACCCATCGCGCGTATCTGTGGGCCTATGCCCCGGGCGCCTTCCAGGACCTGAAGGCGGTCGTTTATGACTTTACTGAGGGACGTAGCGGCGCACACGCTCGAGCCTTCCTCGGCGACTGGCGCGGCGAGCTCGTCTGCGACGACTACGGTGGCTATAAAGCCTGCTTCGAGCAAGGTATTGCCGAGGTCGGCTGCATGGCGCACGCCCGACGCAAGTTCTTCGAATTGCACCAGTCGGGCAAAAGTCTGATTGCCGAGCAGGCGCTCAAATCCATCGGACAGCTCTATGAGATCGAAGCCCAAGGGACAGACTTGCTTCCTGAGCAGCGCCAGCGCCTACGTGAACAACAGGCCAGGCCGATTGCCGAGACACTGCACGCCTGGATGACGGCCCATCGTCTGAAGGTGCCCGACGGTACCGGCATTGCCCGAGCGCTGGACTACAACCTGAAGCGCTGGGCGGCGCTGACGCGCTACCTGGATGATGGTCGATTACCCATCGATAACAACTGGATCGAGAACCAAATCCGGCCCATCGCCCTTGGGCGCAAGAACTGGTTGTTCGCTGGCTCCCAGCGGGCGGGCCGGCGTGCGGCTGCCGTGATGAGTCTGATCCTGTCCGCAAAGATGAACGGGCATGATCCGTATGCCTATCTGAAGGATGTGCTCACGCGCCTGCCTACGCATCCGAATAACCGGATTGAAGAACTGCTGCCGCAAAACTGGATGCCCGTTGCGGCCTCACGATCATAA
- a CDS encoding transposase, with amino-acid sequence MDPNPSVQRPARRKHSKALKAQILQACEQPDASVAGIAIAHGLNPNMVQRWRREARRGELTLSDAPAFIPVVATAGCAMSTHHSAQTASEAIEVQLQRGSLQARVSWPAQAAGECAAWLRELFR; translated from the coding sequence ATGGATCCAAACCCTTCAGTCCAGCGGCCCGCGCGGCGCAAGCACAGCAAGGCTCTCAAGGCACAGATTCTTCAGGCTTGTGAGCAGCCTGACGCTTCGGTCGCGGGCATCGCCATTGCACACGGCCTGAACCCGAACATGGTGCAGCGCTGGCGCCGCGAAGCCAGACGCGGTGAATTGACACTGTCGGACGCGCCGGCGTTTATTCCTGTCGTTGCCACGGCGGGCTGCGCGATGAGCACACACCACAGCGCACAGACTGCGTCGGAGGCCATCGAGGTTCAACTGCAACGGGGTAGCTTGCAAGCGCGGGTGAGCTGGCCCGCACAGGCCGCTGGCGAGTGCGCTGCCTGGCTGCGGGAACTGTTTCGGTGA